The following are encoded in a window of Negativicutes bacterium genomic DNA:
- a CDS encoding M42 family metallopeptidase: MDGKAILKSLIENSGVSGSEAPVANAIYQNFLEFTKEIRRDPMGSVIAKVKGEAKEHNLSVMLAGHMDEIGLMVTKVDDLGFLHVTQIGGFDQRTLPAQEVIVHGKKDYPGVVAAKPPHLLSAEERKQTVPLSDLLIDIGYAAEQARELVAVGDLITIRRSMQELQGDWLAGKAMDDRAGVVVMLECLQELKKLHHAADVYAVATVQEEVGCRGALTSAYGIHPQIGIAIDVCHGRMPGVADYDASPIGGGPAVAMGPNIHPKIFALLKKVAAEHQIAISPEPAPGATGTDAWTMQIAQTGVATGVVSIPLRYMHTAVETLSYSDVRQSGKLLAYFIAAIDSAFVEGLTCY; the protein is encoded by the coding sequence TTGGATGGGAAAGCGATACTCAAAAGTTTAATCGAAAATAGCGGCGTATCCGGTTCTGAAGCTCCGGTAGCCAACGCGATTTACCAGAATTTTCTTGAGTTTACCAAAGAGATTCGCCGCGATCCGATGGGCAGTGTGATTGCCAAAGTAAAAGGAGAGGCAAAAGAGCACAATCTTTCCGTAATGCTGGCAGGACATATGGATGAAATCGGCTTAATGGTGACCAAAGTAGATGATCTCGGCTTTTTGCATGTTACGCAAATCGGCGGCTTTGATCAGCGCACTTTGCCGGCGCAGGAAGTGATCGTGCACGGCAAAAAAGATTACCCGGGCGTGGTTGCCGCCAAGCCGCCGCACCTTTTGTCAGCCGAAGAACGCAAGCAGACGGTGCCGCTGTCCGACTTATTGATCGATATCGGTTATGCGGCCGAACAAGCCAGAGAACTCGTAGCGGTGGGTGATTTGATTACCATCCGGCGCAGCATGCAGGAACTGCAGGGCGATTGGTTGGCCGGCAAAGCGATGGATGACCGGGCCGGTGTCGTGGTCATGCTGGAATGCTTACAGGAACTCAAGAAACTGCATCACGCGGCGGATGTGTATGCGGTGGCAACAGTCCAGGAAGAAGTGGGCTGCCGCGGCGCCCTGACTTCCGCTTACGGTATCCATCCTCAGATTGGGATCGCCATTGATGTCTGCCACGGCAGAATGCCCGGCGTAGCCGATTATGATGCCTCACCCATCGGCGGCGGTCCGGCTGTGGCGATGGGACCCAATATTCATCCCAAAATTTTTGCTTTGCTGAAAAAAGTGGCTGCGGAGCATCAGATTGCCATTTCGCCGGAGCCGGCGCCGGGTGCTACCGGTACGGATGCCTGGACCATGCAAATTGCGCAGACCGGAGTTGCCACCGGTGTGGTATCGATTCCGTTGCGCTATATGCATACCGCAGTGGAAACCTTATCCTATTCCGATGTGCGTCAATCCGGCAAGCTGTTGGCTTATTTCATTGCCGCCATCGACAGTGCTTTTGTGGAGGGTTTGACATGTTACTAA
- a CDS encoding DUF4438 domain-containing protein, giving the protein MKTNREKLPMIGVIGEISQPKKPNVYRIATTGQAIPLPGTGGITYNFAIGDSCMDLVADHVEPGVSMKLDDPDKNSGLNAFSCVGNTAKAVTGDAKGALGYVTGFHGGIEHTLVWFKPEDLEKMVIGDKIMVKSIGLGLKIEDAPDVMVKNCDPDLLEKMDLRLVDGVLQIPVVTEVPAYLMGSGIGSSTADTGDYDIMTADPESFQQFGLAKLRFGDLVLLRDCDTSYGRGYLKGAVTVGVVVHSNCVIMGHGPGVTTLFTSKNGKIQGVKSAHANIAKFLGIRTDL; this is encoded by the coding sequence ATGAAAACAAATCGGGAAAAATTACCTATGATTGGTGTGATTGGAGAAATTTCTCAGCCAAAGAAACCCAATGTTTATCGCATCGCCACCACCGGACAGGCGATTCCCCTGCCGGGAACCGGCGGAATCACCTATAATTTTGCGATCGGTGACTCTTGCATGGACCTGGTCGCCGATCATGTGGAGCCGGGTGTCAGTATGAAGCTGGACGATCCGGACAAAAACAGCGGTCTCAACGCTTTTTCCTGTGTTGGCAATACGGCCAAAGCAGTGACCGGTGACGCGAAGGGTGCTCTTGGTTATGTCACCGGTTTCCATGGCGGCATTGAGCATACCTTGGTCTGGTTTAAACCGGAGGATCTGGAAAAAATGGTGATCGGCGACAAAATTATGGTGAAAAGCATCGGCTTAGGCTTGAAAATCGAAGATGCGCCGGATGTCATGGTTAAAAACTGCGACCCGGATCTTTTGGAAAAAATGGATCTCCGGCTCGTGGATGGTGTGCTGCAGATTCCGGTAGTGACGGAAGTTCCGGCCTATTTGATGGGTTCCGGCATCGGTTCCTCTACGGCAGACACGGGTGATTACGACATTATGACGGCCGATCCGGAATCATTCCAACAATTCGGTCTGGCGAAGCTGCGCTTCGGCGATTTGGTGCTTCTGCGTGACTGCGATACCAGTTATGGACGCGGTTATCTCAAAGGTGCGGTGACCGTCGGCGTTGTGGTGCACAGCAACTGCGTGATCATGGGGCACGGCCCCGGCGTAACCACCCTCTTTACGAGCAAAAACGGGAAAATCCAAGGTGTAAAATCCGCACATGCCAATATTGCAAAGTTCCTGGGGATCAGGACGGATCTTTAA
- the sigH gene encoding RNA polymerase sporulation sigma factor SigH translates to MFAHLSQNQVLKTMKDEEVVLLAQQGQEYASEYLLHKYRHIIRSKAKPYFLTGADQEDILQEGWIGLHKAIRDFQYEKGIPFKHFAELCVSRQIITAVKTSTRLKHSPLNSYISLNKPVYDDGTDRTLIDMIPSTRMTDPEEVVMNREELTSIKNQLMDTLSKFEYNVFLLYLKKASYQEIAHQLKTSTKAVDNALCRIKRKIGLKMKPSVSD, encoded by the coding sequence ATGTTTGCACACCTTTCTCAAAATCAGGTTTTAAAAACGATGAAGGATGAAGAAGTCGTTCTATTGGCACAACAAGGTCAGGAATATGCCTCCGAATATCTGCTGCATAAATACAGGCATATCATTCGCAGTAAAGCCAAACCCTATTTCCTCACCGGAGCGGATCAAGAAGATATTTTGCAGGAAGGCTGGATTGGTTTACATAAGGCAATTCGCGATTTCCAATATGAAAAAGGGATTCCGTTTAAGCATTTTGCCGAATTATGCGTTTCACGTCAGATTATTACGGCTGTAAAAACATCAACCCGCTTAAAACACTCACCCCTGAATTCCTATATTTCTTTGAACAAACCCGTTTATGATGACGGAACCGACCGTACGTTGATCGATATGATTCCCAGTACGCGGATGACCGACCCGGAAGAAGTTGTGATGAATCGGGAAGAGTTGACCTCCATCAAGAACCAGCTGATGGATACCCTCAGTAAGTTTGAATACAATGTTTTCTTGCTTTATTTAAAAAAGGCTTCCTATCAGGAAATTGCGCATCAACTCAAAACCTCCACCAAAGCGGTAGACAATGCGCTCTGCCGGATCAAACGCAAAATCGGCTTAAAGATGAAACCGTCCGTATCCGATTAA
- the recN gene encoding DNA repair protein RecN gives MLQKLIIQNFALIEELELDLAEGLTVFTGETGAGKSILFDAIAFLLGSRGDSGAIRTGKTKMTVTGYFTVSAGSRLAVILREQDLEDDDGDLLSIWRELNDKGKGQIRINGKPASLNILRQLSDFLIEINGQHGYQQLFNPKNHLIFLDQTGDHEHRLLLQQYRQVYRQWRDNLHQLQTLQNGERESLQMKELWLYQQNEIAIAKLQPEEEESLFQERRRLQHAQRNRAGFEKIYGLLQEDKPGCYAAISALRIAMRELESILQSDRTLQSSSEQLASCFYLLQEIAAEIEQYKDALEDDPQRLEATEGRLSQIAQLKRKYGNSIADILTYEQTICQRLSEADKNAEKIEKYRAELETNRGQLTKLAADLNLSRQRLADQLSRSVMVQLADLSMPKCRFVVQFIRETEADDQVRFSAEGSEGCEFMISTNLGEPLKPLLKIASGGELSRIMLALRCVMLNEEIPLVIFDEIDTGISGETVQKVAEKLARLARNYQLLLVTHQPVVAAMADQHILIRKEEADNRTYTILKTLSNAEVLRELTRLMAGDPENASAQNLAQDLINRAKNWKRILT, from the coding sequence ATGCTGCAAAAATTGATCATACAAAATTTTGCCCTGATCGAAGAGCTGGAGCTGGATCTTGCCGAAGGTTTAACCGTTTTTACCGGAGAGACAGGAGCCGGCAAATCGATTCTATTTGATGCCATTGCCTTTCTGCTGGGTTCCCGCGGCGACAGCGGGGCCATCCGCACCGGCAAGACAAAAATGACTGTGACCGGTTATTTTACGGTCAGCGCAGGCAGCCGCCTGGCTGTCATTTTGCGGGAGCAGGATCTGGAGGATGACGACGGTGATCTGCTCAGCATTTGGCGTGAACTGAATGACAAAGGCAAAGGTCAAATTCGCATCAATGGCAAGCCGGCCAGCCTGAATATTCTGCGCCAATTATCGGATTTTCTGATTGAAATCAACGGTCAGCATGGTTATCAGCAATTATTTAATCCAAAAAATCACCTGATCTTTCTCGACCAGACCGGTGATCATGAGCACCGCCTGCTTCTGCAGCAATACAGGCAGGTGTACCGTCAATGGCGGGACAATCTGCATCAGCTGCAGACACTGCAAAACGGGGAACGTGAGAGTTTACAGATGAAAGAGCTCTGGCTGTATCAGCAAAATGAAATTGCGATAGCCAAGCTGCAGCCGGAGGAAGAAGAAAGCCTCTTTCAGGAAAGAAGACGCCTGCAGCATGCTCAGCGCAATCGCGCGGGTTTCGAAAAGATCTACGGACTGTTGCAGGAAGATAAACCCGGGTGCTATGCTGCAATTTCCGCTCTGCGCATTGCCATGCGCGAATTGGAATCTATTTTACAATCCGATCGTACGCTGCAAAGCAGCAGCGAACAGTTGGCCTCCTGTTTTTATTTGCTGCAGGAAATTGCCGCGGAAATTGAGCAATATAAAGATGCTTTGGAAGACGATCCTCAGCGTTTGGAAGCAACGGAAGGACGCTTGAGCCAAATTGCTCAGCTGAAACGCAAGTATGGCAACTCGATTGCCGATATTTTAACGTATGAGCAAACGATCTGCCAACGCTTAAGCGAAGCGGACAAAAACGCAGAGAAAATAGAAAAATATCGTGCCGAACTGGAAACGAATCGCGGACAGCTGACAAAACTGGCGGCAGACCTGAATCTTTCCCGGCAGCGTCTGGCCGATCAATTAAGCCGTTCCGTCATGGTCCAACTGGCTGATCTCTCCATGCCGAAGTGCCGCTTTGTTGTTCAATTCATACGCGAAACGGAAGCCGATGATCAAGTCCGTTTTAGCGCGGAGGGCAGCGAAGGCTGCGAATTCATGATTTCCACGAACCTTGGCGAGCCGCTCAAACCCTTGCTGAAAATCGCATCCGGGGGTGAACTGTCCCGTATTATGCTGGCACTGCGCTGTGTGATGCTGAACGAGGAGATTCCCCTTGTGATTTTTGACGAGATCGATACCGGTATCAGCGGTGAGACGGTGCAAAAAGTAGCTGAGAAGCTCGCCCGTTTGGCCCGAAATTATCAACTGCTCTTAGTGACCCATCAGCCGGTGGTTGCCGCAATGGCGGATCAGCACATCCTGATCCGGAAAGAAGAAGCTGATAACCGTACCTATACTATTTTGAAAACCTTAAGCAATGCTGAAGTTCTCCGGGAGCTGACACGCTTAATGGCAGGAGATCCGGAGAATGCTTCCGCGCAAAACTTGGCGCAGGATTTGATCAACCGAGCTAAAAACTGGAAACGCATCCTGACATAA
- the argR gene encoding arginine repressor yields MKGKRLTLIRQIVKTISVETQEELVDLLREKHGMVVTQATISRDIKEIGLLKVTMDNGHSRYALPGVAGQITPPLEKVKRALLDNLVSIDYAGNMIILRTMPGNAHSIAALFDAMGWENVVGTLAGDDTILVIMRLPEQIEPFIARIYEIME; encoded by the coding sequence ATGAAAGGAAAACGACTCACACTGATCAGACAAATAGTTAAAACCATTTCTGTTGAGACTCAGGAGGAACTGGTTGATCTGCTGCGTGAAAAGCATGGGATGGTCGTGACACAGGCGACGATCAGCCGTGATATCAAAGAAATTGGTTTACTGAAGGTCACAATGGACAACGGACATTCCCGCTATGCCTTACCGGGTGTTGCCGGTCAAATTACACCCCCTCTGGAAAAGGTGAAACGAGCCTTGCTGGATAACCTGGTTTCCATCGATTACGCCGGCAATATGATCATTCTGAGAACAATGCCGGGCAATGCCCATAGCATCGCCGCCCTTTTTGACGCTATGGGTTGGGAAAATGTAGTGGGAACCTTGGCCGGCGACGATACCATTCTGGTAATTATGCGCCTGCCGGAACAGATTGAACCTTTTATCGCGCGCATCTATGAAATCATGGAGTAA
- the dxs gene encoding 1-deoxy-D-xylulose-5-phosphate synthase, which produces MKYKLLPTISPRKMKMLSTSDLNLLAKEIRNYLLETVSKTGGHLASNLGVVELTIALHKAFQSPTDKIIWDVGHQSYVHKLLTGRYADFPTLRQFGGLSGYPKRSESVHDIFNAGHSSTSISAALGIALARDVQKKDFQVVAVIGDGSMTGGMAWEAMNHAGRNHTKLIVILNDNEMSIAQNVGALSEYLNNIRTAPRYYRTKDDAKRILERIPAIGQPAIELIDRVKESVKQFFVPGMLFEEMGFTYLGPINGHHIGQLLEAMELAKRSESPVLLHVITTKGKGYPPAEKSPRRFHGTGPFDLVSGRNTVPAKPGFTDAFALSLLEVAEEDASVVAITAAMPDGTGLSSFAERYPTRFFDVAIAEQHAVTFAAGLAVQGLKPIVAIYSTFLQRAFDQIIEDVAMQNLPVVLVLDRAGLVGEDGETHHGVFDLSYLRLIPNMTLLVALKPSDLTAMLRYALQLHAPVALRFPKGAFDKEAAAEAEHPLLPAEVALPQVFIAAEKKLVIACGPITFTAEAALRNLKQEDGQRIGLINLRMIKPLPTEPLLTLLFAATEIAVVEDNTTCGGFGSAILEFCQANHIYPKCRLFGIPDRFIQQGSTEQLYQSLQLDADSLAQCFKVFFQTEQE; this is translated from the coding sequence ATGAAATATAAACTGCTGCCCACAATCTCACCCAGAAAAATGAAAATGCTCAGCACGAGCGATCTGAACCTGCTGGCAAAAGAAATCAGAAATTATCTTTTAGAAACCGTCAGTAAAACCGGCGGCCATCTGGCTTCCAATTTGGGTGTCGTCGAACTGACGATTGCGCTGCATAAAGCATTCCAATCGCCAACCGACAAAATCATTTGGGATGTCGGACATCAAAGCTATGTGCATAAACTGCTGACCGGGCGTTATGCTGACTTTCCCACTCTGCGGCAATTCGGTGGTCTCAGCGGATATCCCAAACGTTCGGAGAGCGTCCATGACATCTTCAATGCCGGTCACAGTTCCACTTCAATTTCGGCCGCTCTGGGAATCGCTTTGGCCCGCGATGTCCAAAAAAAGGACTTTCAGGTAGTCGCTGTGATCGGGGACGGTTCCATGACCGGCGGTATGGCCTGGGAGGCGATGAATCACGCCGGCCGAAATCATACGAAGCTGATTGTGATTCTGAACGACAATGAAATGTCAATTGCACAGAATGTAGGCGCTTTATCGGAATATCTGAACAATATCCGCACCGCGCCGCGTTATTACCGCACGAAGGATGATGCCAAACGAATTTTGGAACGGATTCCCGCAATCGGCCAGCCGGCAATTGAATTGATCGACCGTGTCAAGGAATCGGTCAAGCAATTTTTCGTTCCCGGTATGCTGTTTGAAGAAATGGGTTTTACTTATCTGGGACCAATCAACGGTCATCACATCGGTCAGTTGCTGGAAGCCATGGAATTAGCCAAACGCTCGGAGTCGCCTGTTTTGCTGCATGTGATCACAACCAAAGGCAAAGGCTATCCGCCGGCGGAAAAATCACCGCGGCGTTTTCATGGCACCGGACCCTTCGACCTGGTCAGCGGCAGGAATACTGTGCCTGCCAAACCGGGATTTACCGATGCTTTTGCCCTGAGTCTGCTGGAAGTTGCGGAAGAAGATGCCAGTGTGGTGGCAATCACAGCAGCGATGCCGGATGGAACCGGTTTGAGTAGCTTTGCCGAACGCTATCCAACTCGATTTTTTGATGTTGCGATTGCGGAACAGCATGCCGTGACTTTTGCCGCCGGTCTGGCTGTGCAGGGATTAAAGCCGATCGTCGCTATTTATTCCACCTTTTTGCAGCGTGCCTTCGATCAAATCATTGAAGATGTTGCCATGCAGAATCTGCCCGTTGTCTTGGTGCTGGACCGTGCCGGTTTGGTGGGGGAGGATGGCGAGACTCATCATGGTGTCTTTGATTTATCCTATCTGCGTCTGATCCCGAACATGACGCTGCTGGTTGCGCTCAAACCATCGGATCTGACGGCAATGCTGCGCTACGCTTTACAGCTGCACGCACCGGTCGCCCTGCGGTTCCCGAAGGGCGCTTTTGACAAGGAAGCCGCAGCAGAAGCGGAGCACCCTTTATTACCGGCAGAAGTCGCTCTGCCGCAGGTATTCATCGCCGCAGAGAAGAAATTGGTTATCGCCTGCGGACCGATCACTTTCACGGCCGAAGCCGCTTTACGGAACTTAAAACAAGAGGATGGTCAGCGGATCGGTTTAATCAATCTGCGTATGATCAAACCACTGCCGACAGAGCCGCTCTTAACCTTGCTCTTTGCAGCGACAGAAATCGCCGTCGTGGAAGATAACACAACCTGCGGCGGTTTTGGTTCGGCAATCCTGGAATTCTGTCAGGCAAATCATATTTATCCAAAATGCAGGCTCTTTGGCATTCCGGATCGTTTCATCCAACAGGGAAGCACCGAGCAGCTCTATCAATCCTTACAACTGGATGCAGACAGTTTAGCGCAGTGTTTCAAAGTGTTCTTTCAAACAGAGCAGGAATAA
- a CDS encoding divergent PAP2 family protein has protein sequence MNVWHQLLTNRYIVAAFIGSILAQVLKVFVYFLLDHRWNWRLASKSGGMPSSHTAAVVALTTTIGRYQGVDSVLFAVSTVFSIVVMYDASGVRRAAGDQAKLLNSIIYTIPDLQDLQIKQLKEILGHTPIEVLAGGILGIIIGFLV, from the coding sequence ATGAACGTTTGGCATCAGCTGTTAACAAATCGTTATATCGTCGCTGCTTTCATCGGGAGTATCCTGGCTCAAGTTTTGAAAGTTTTTGTTTACTTTTTATTGGATCACCGTTGGAATTGGCGGTTAGCTTCCAAGTCCGGTGGTATGCCAAGTTCTCACACGGCAGCGGTAGTTGCTTTAACGACCACGATCGGACGATATCAAGGGGTTGACAGCGTTCTGTTTGCTGTCTCCACCGTGTTCTCGATTGTTGTGATGTATGATGCCTCCGGTGTGCGGCGCGCCGCCGGAGATCAGGCGAAACTGCTTAATTCCATTATCTATACAATCCCGGATCTGCAGGATCTGCAGATCAAGCAATTGAAAGAAATTCTTGGTCACACGCCAATTGAAGTTCTTGCAGGCGGTATTTTGGGAATCATCATTGGATTTTTGGTATGA
- a CDS encoding polyprenyl synthetase family protein, whose translation MIPKSFETMLAEIELTLQRAFQNTPADLQPIDAAMSYSLLSGGKRLRALIPLLVLDTYGYDWHRAIYPACALECIHTYSLVHDDLPCMDNDDLRRGKPTNHKVFGDALALLAGDGLLTEAFQILAFGAQQSAYDAATALRLVRLFACSAGRYGMIGGQVLDMQSSKLRQAADLRRMHELKTGALLKTAFLTGAILAQADAAEEKLWQELGNHFGLFFQIQDDILDMTGEEALLGKPIGSDLKNDKFTYVSCFGLIQAQSLCEKEYEKLLLLLQALPVRQQPLLLLFEWLHRRQT comes from the coding sequence ATGATCCCCAAATCGTTTGAAACAATGCTGGCGGAGATTGAGCTTACCTTGCAGCGGGCTTTTCAGAACACGCCGGCTGATCTGCAGCCGATTGATGCGGCAATGTCCTATAGTCTGCTCTCGGGCGGCAAACGCTTGCGGGCGCTGATTCCTCTTTTGGTGCTTGATACCTATGGTTATGATTGGCATCGGGCGATTTATCCAGCCTGCGCTTTGGAATGTATACATACTTATTCTTTGGTTCACGATGACTTGCCCTGTATGGACAACGACGATCTGCGTCGGGGCAAGCCGACCAATCACAAAGTTTTCGGGGATGCGCTGGCGTTGCTGGCCGGAGACGGACTTTTGACCGAGGCATTTCAGATTTTGGCGTTTGGGGCACAGCAAAGCGCTTACGATGCTGCGACCGCCTTACGTCTGGTGCGGCTTTTTGCCTGTTCGGCCGGGCGGTATGGCATGATCGGCGGTCAAGTTTTGGATATGCAGTCTTCCAAGCTCCGGCAAGCGGCAGATCTGCGCCGGATGCATGAATTGAAGACCGGTGCACTCCTAAAGACAGCGTTCCTGACCGGCGCCATCCTGGCGCAAGCCGATGCGGCCGAGGAAAAACTATGGCAGGAGTTAGGCAATCATTTTGGCTTATTTTTTCAAATCCAGGATGATATTTTAGATATGACCGGTGAGGAAGCTCTCCTGGGTAAGCCGATTGGCAGCGATTTGAAAAACGATAAATTTACTTATGTCAGCTGCTTTGGGCTGATTCAGGCGCAAAGCCTGTGTGAAAAAGAATATGAGAAGCTGCTGCTGCTGTTGCAGGCGCTGCCTGTCAGGCAGCAGCCGCTTTTGCTGTTATTTGAATGGCTGCACCGGAGGCAGACCTAA
- the xseB gene encoding exodeoxyribonuclease VII small subunit has product MTKKKEQLTFEEALQQLENIVRQLETGNLSLEEAMKCFEEGVKLSRFCQNDLNSAQQKIEKITVNEQGEVVLQPFALTGENHDPQIV; this is encoded by the coding sequence ATGACAAAGAAAAAGGAACAGCTGACTTTTGAGGAGGCATTGCAGCAATTGGAAAACATAGTCCGCCAATTGGAAACCGGTAACCTCTCACTGGAGGAAGCAATGAAATGCTTTGAAGAAGGGGTGAAATTGTCTCGTTTTTGTCAGAATGATCTGAATTCAGCCCAGCAAAAAATCGAAAAAATTACAGTGAATGAACAGGGTGAAGTGGTGCTGCAGCCTTTTGCCTTAACAGGTGAGAATCATGATCCCCAAATCGTTTGA